In a genomic window of Gossypium arboreum isolate Shixiya-1 chromosome 9, ASM2569848v2, whole genome shotgun sequence:
- the LOC108456422 gene encoding NAC domain-containing protein 90-like, producing the protein MENSLIPTHNTYRSAKYRSEMAVAIGFRFFPTEEELVSFYLRNQLQGTRQDMHLVIPVLNIFYDLEPWDLPKLAGELCKGDVEQWFYFIPRQEREARGGRASRTTASGYWKATGSPGFVYSSDDRVIGMKKTMVFYKGKAPNGRKTKWKMNEYRAIEALSDPYVAAPPKLRHDFSLCRVYVASSSSRAFDRRPLEAHNNAATTSGGASGTSHAGGDHYNPAEASEDEFWELVNNLEEHAIGWEQLNEI; encoded by the exons ATGGAAAACTCATTAATTCCAACACACAACACATATAGATCAGCTAAGTACCGGTCAGAGATGGCGGTGGCCATCGGTTTTCGCTTCTTTCCGACGGAAGAAGAGTTGGTTTCCTTCTACCTACGTAACCAGTTACAAGGCACGAGACAAGATATGCACCTTGTTATTCCAGTCCTCAACATTTTTTACGACCTTGAGCCATGGGACCTTCCaa AGCTTGCTGGGGAGCTTTGTAAAGGAGACGTGGAGCAATGGTTTTACTTTATACCAAGACAAGAGAGGGAGGCTCGTGGGGGAAGAGCTAGCCGAACTACAGCTTCGGGATATTGGAAGGCGACGGGGTCTCCCGGCTTTGTCTACTCGTCGGACGATCGAGTGATCGGGATGAAGAAAACAATGGTCTTTTACAAGGGAAAAGCCCCAAATGGGAGGAAAACCAAATGGAAGATGAATGAATATAGAGCCATCGAAGCACTGTCCGACCCATATGTGGCTGCTCCTCCAAAG TTGAGACATGATTTCAGTTTGTGTCGAGTCTATGTTGCATCGAGCAGCTCTCGAGCATTCGATAGACGCCCACTAGAAGCACACAACAATGCTGCAACAACTTCCGGGGGAGCCTCAGGAACTTCACATGCTGGAGGAGACCACTATAATCCAGCCGAGGCTAGTGAAGATGAGTTTTGGGAATTGGTTAACAATCTTGAAGAACATGCCATAGGATGGGAACAACTTAATGAAATATAA